The proteins below are encoded in one region of Aeromonas jandaei:
- the gshA gene encoding glutamate--cysteine ligase, with amino-acid sequence MTTTSLSLTELLTALGSPERLTALKGIRRGIERECLRITPDGRLAQSDHPRSLGSALTHPNITTDYSESLLEFITPATDSLDSLMEQLGDIHHHVMRHLGDERIWPLSMPCFVGGEESIRLAQYGSSNIGKMKTLYRQGLKNRYGSLMQVIAGVHFNFSMPDSFWSEWQDLVCEGCCSQRFISDKYMGLIRNVYRFGWLVPYLFGASPAICESFLKGRKSNLPFEKTGKGTLYLPYATALRLSDLGYTNSSQAGLKISHDNLPAYVSSLRRAINTHDPEFAKIGVKVNGEYRQLNENVLQLENELYAPIRPKRTPRSGEKPSDALEQRGIEYIELRTVDVNPFTPLGIDADQIRFFDLFLVWCLLRPSPVLSEEEIARNRRNQSKVVLEGRRPGLTLEDEQGNAIGLKEYGLKLFEELAQVADLLDRCCGRNRYRETLAMHREKLLDPELTYSARMLKELLESGKDNGCYGDKLATRYREELLAGELQYWDEAYFAGEAKDSLAKQRERERSDSVSFDDFLADYFGTSKTTA; translated from the coding sequence ATGACTACAACAAGCTTGTCACTCACCGAGTTGCTGACTGCGCTGGGATCTCCCGAGCGATTGACTGCTCTCAAGGGGATCCGGCGCGGGATCGAGCGTGAATGTCTGCGCATCACGCCAGATGGTCGACTCGCCCAGAGTGACCATCCCCGGTCGCTGGGCTCGGCCCTGACCCATCCCAACATCACCACCGACTACTCGGAGAGCCTGCTGGAGTTCATCACCCCGGCTACCGACTCCCTCGACAGCCTGATGGAGCAACTGGGTGACATCCATCACCACGTGATGCGTCATCTGGGTGACGAGCGGATCTGGCCGCTCTCCATGCCCTGCTTCGTCGGCGGTGAGGAGAGCATCCGGCTGGCCCAGTACGGCAGCTCCAACATCGGCAAAATGAAGACCCTCTACCGGCAGGGGTTGAAGAATCGCTACGGCAGCCTGATGCAGGTGATCGCCGGGGTGCACTTCAACTTCTCCATGCCCGACAGCTTCTGGAGCGAGTGGCAGGATCTGGTGTGCGAAGGGTGCTGCAGCCAGCGTTTTATCTCCGACAAGTACATGGGGCTTATTCGCAACGTCTACCGCTTCGGCTGGCTGGTGCCCTACCTGTTCGGCGCCTCGCCGGCCATCTGCGAGTCCTTCCTCAAAGGGCGCAAGAGCAACCTGCCGTTCGAGAAGACCGGCAAGGGCACCCTCTATCTGCCTTACGCCACCGCGCTGCGTCTCTCCGATCTGGGCTATACCAACAGCTCCCAGGCGGGGCTCAAGATCAGCCACGACAATCTGCCGGCCTATGTCAGCAGCTTGCGCCGTGCCATCAATACCCATGATCCCGAGTTCGCCAAGATCGGGGTCAAGGTGAATGGAGAGTATCGCCAGCTCAACGAAAACGTGCTGCAGCTGGAGAATGAGCTGTATGCTCCGATCCGGCCCAAGCGCACCCCGCGCAGCGGCGAGAAGCCGTCGGATGCGCTGGAGCAGCGCGGCATCGAGTACATCGAGCTGCGTACCGTTGACGTCAACCCCTTCACGCCGCTGGGGATCGACGCCGATCAAATCCGCTTCTTCGACCTGTTCCTGGTCTGGTGTCTGCTGCGCCCCTCTCCGGTGCTGAGCGAGGAGGAGATTGCCCGCAATCGCCGCAACCAGAGCAAGGTGGTGCTGGAGGGGCGTCGCCCCGGCCTGACGCTGGAAGATGAGCAGGGCAATGCTATTGGCCTCAAAGAGTACGGCCTCAAGCTGTTCGAGGAGCTGGCTCAGGTAGCCGACCTGCTGGATCGCTGCTGCGGTCGCAACCGCTACCGCGAGACGCTGGCGATGCATCGCGAGAAGCTGCTCGACCCCGAGCTCACCTACTCCGCTCGCATGCTCAAGGAGCTGCTGGAGAGCGGCAAGGACAATGGCTGTTACGGCGACAAACTGGCGACCCGCTATCGCGAGGAGCTGTTGGCAGGCGAACTGCAGTACTGGGATGAGGCCTACTTTGCCGGTGAGGCGAAGGATTCGCTGGCCAAGCAGCGGGAGCGCGAGCGCAGCGACAGCGTGTCGTTCGATGACTTCCTGGCCGACTACTTCGGTACCAGCAAGACCACTGCCTGA